The following proteins are co-located in the Sporosarcina pasteurii genome:
- a CDS encoding ABC transporter permease, which translates to MRSSIVVLKEQIKQFHLVRRLSVYEIKSQTSGNYLGAAWEIINPAIQIMIYWFVFGFGIRQRAPIGDVEYFQWLFAGILVWFFINQGVMKATRSIYTKIRMLAKMNFPMSVIPNYVVISQFYPHLILLGIGIIILQFMGYPVSIYYLQLPLYMAATIALLFSITLITSTLATIVRDVQMMLQAMMRMLLYLSPILWPPTLLPESWQTWLKLNPFYYIVEGYRNTLLGQGWYFLENPMYTLYFCGLVIVLFMIGAYLHVKFRSQFIDFL; encoded by the coding sequence ATGAGATCTTCAATCGTTGTATTGAAAGAACAAATAAAACAATTTCATCTCGTTCGCAGACTTTCTGTTTATGAAATTAAAAGTCAAACGAGTGGAAACTATCTAGGGGCAGCTTGGGAAATCATAAATCCAGCTATCCAAATTATGATTTATTGGTTCGTTTTCGGCTTTGGAATCCGGCAACGTGCACCGATTGGGGATGTTGAATATTTCCAATGGTTATTTGCTGGAATCCTTGTCTGGTTTTTTATTAACCAAGGTGTCATGAAAGCGACACGCTCTATCTATACAAAAATTAGAATGCTGGCGAAGATGAATTTCCCGATGAGCGTCATTCCTAATTATGTCGTCATCTCACAATTTTACCCGCACCTTATTTTGTTGGGGATAGGAATTATTATCTTACAATTTATGGGGTATCCCGTTTCGATTTATTATTTACAATTGCCGCTTTACATGGCAGCGACAATTGCGTTATTATTTAGCATTACACTAATAACTTCAACGCTCGCAACGATTGTGCGCGACGTGCAAATGATGCTGCAAGCGATGATGAGAATGTTGTTATATTTATCGCCGATTTTATGGCCGCCCACATTGTTGCCCGAAAGTTGGCAAACATGGTTGAAGTTAAATCCTTTCTATTACATTGTAGAAGGATATCGAAACACATTGTTGGGACAAGGCTGGTATTTCCTTGAAAATCCAATGTACACACTTTACTTCTGTGGATTAGTAATTGTGTTGTTTATGATAGGTGCTTATTTGCATGTAAAGTTCAGAAGTCAGTTTATCGACTTTCTGTAA
- the tagD gene encoding glycerol-3-phosphate cytidylyltransferase: MRKVITYGTFDLLHSGHINILRRAKDLGDYLIVAISSDEFNALKGKQAYYSFEQRKLILEAIRYVDEVIPEHTWEQKVQDVQNHDVDVFVMGDDWEGKFDFLSDYCEVVYLPRTVGISTTKIKEDLKEVLAK; encoded by the coding sequence ATGAGAAAGGTAATCACGTACGGTACGTTTGATTTGCTGCACTCAGGACATATAAATATTTTAAGACGTGCAAAGGATTTAGGAGATTATCTAATTGTTGCAATTTCATCTGACGAATTTAATGCGCTAAAAGGAAAGCAGGCTTACTATAGTTTCGAACAACGCAAGTTGATTTTAGAAGCAATTCGATATGTGGATGAAGTGATTCCGGAGCATACTTGGGAACAAAAGGTGCAAGACGTTCAAAATCATGACGTAGATGTATTTGTGATGGGCGATGACTGGGAAGGTAAATTTGATTTCTTATCAGACTACTGTGAAGTTGTCTATCTGCCAAGAACTGTGGGGATCTCCACTACAAAAATCAAAGAAGACTTAAAAGAAGTTTTGGCTAAATAA
- the tagH gene encoding teichoic acids export ABC transporter ATP-binding subunit TagH, whose product MSNSVEVQNVYKKYKLFKGKSERILDLLLPHKEYGEAFYALKDVSIEVKEGDIVGFVGVNGSGKSTLANIIAGIVPSTSGSVKTNGDVALIAVNAGLDNKLTGRENIELKLLMLGFSKKEILLMEDEIIEFAELEKFIDQPVKSYSSGMRSRLGFSISVRVDPDILIIDEALSVGDKAFAEKSLAKMHEFKERGKTMFFVSHSLSQMKQFCDKVLWLEYGEVKEFGEAATVLKNYDDFLKKYSKMSKAEKKKYRDEAMDRRNVK is encoded by the coding sequence ATGTCGAATTCAGTTGAAGTACAAAATGTTTATAAAAAATATAAATTATTCAAAGGTAAGTCGGAGCGCATTCTCGACTTACTTCTTCCGCATAAAGAGTATGGAGAAGCTTTTTACGCATTAAAAGATGTTTCAATAGAAGTTAAAGAAGGGGATATCGTCGGTTTTGTAGGCGTAAACGGGTCAGGAAAGTCAACGCTTGCAAACATTATCGCTGGTATCGTTCCATCGACTTCTGGTTCAGTAAAAACCAATGGCGATGTCGCGTTAATTGCAGTAAACGCAGGGCTTGATAATAAGCTCACAGGCCGTGAAAATATTGAACTTAAACTATTAATGCTCGGCTTTTCTAAAAAAGAAATTTTATTAATGGAAGATGAAATTATTGAGTTTGCGGAACTTGAAAAGTTTATCGACCAGCCAGTAAAGTCCTACTCAAGCGGAATGCGGTCGAGACTTGGATTTTCCATTTCGGTTAGAGTAGATCCAGATATTTTAATTATTGACGAAGCGCTATCCGTTGGGGATAAAGCTTTCGCTGAAAAAAGCTTGGCGAAAATGCACGAGTTTAAAGAGCGTGGGAAGACGATGTTTTTCGTCAGCCACTCGTTATCACAAATGAAGCAGTTTTGTGATAAGGTCTTATGGCTTGAGTATGGTGAAGTAAAAGAATTTGGTGAAGCCGCTACAGTTCTAAAAAACTACGATGATTTTTTGAAGAAATATTCGAAGATGAGTAAAGCGGAGAAAAAGAAGTATCGTGATGAAGCGATGGATAGAAGAAATGT
- a CDS encoding CDP-glycerol glycerophosphotransferase family protein: MLAKIKSHKLFLVIFKVVFTVIGLLPKKKKLMIFESFHGKQYSDSPRAIYEYMKKHYPDYELLWSIDKRSTPLFQDFKVPHIQRFTPVWFLMKPRAKYWINNVRTPGWMPKPRGTVYVQTWHGTPLKKLGLDIEEVHMPGTETNTYRNNILTESANWSYLVSPNQYSTEIFKSAFGYKGDIVESGYPRNDILYNATPEKVKAVKSKLEIPLDKKVVLYAPTWRDDDFYAKGQYKFSFQFDLERMKEQFGDEFVLLTRMHYLVAESFDFTAYEGFVKDVSVYPDIAELYLISDLLITDYSSVFFDYANLERPIIFYMYDLEDYRDRLRGFYFDIEQEAPGPIVMDEASLFNAIEQALRNGHGSTAAFQDFYQRFCYIEDGHSTERLINKILKE; this comes from the coding sequence ATGTTGGCGAAGATCAAATCACATAAATTATTTTTAGTGATTTTTAAAGTAGTATTCACAGTAATTGGCCTTCTGCCTAAAAAGAAAAAGTTAATGATTTTTGAAAGCTTTCACGGCAAGCAATATAGCGACAGTCCGCGGGCGATTTATGAGTATATGAAAAAGCATTATCCCGATTACGAGTTGCTTTGGAGCATTGACAAAAGAAGCACCCCACTTTTCCAAGACTTCAAAGTACCTCATATCCAACGATTTACGCCTGTTTGGTTTTTAATGAAGCCGAGAGCGAAATATTGGATTAATAATGTTAGAACGCCCGGGTGGATGCCTAAACCAAGAGGCACTGTTTATGTCCAAACGTGGCATGGCACACCTTTGAAAAAATTGGGACTTGATATTGAAGAAGTGCATATGCCGGGAACGGAAACAAATACGTATCGCAATAATATTTTAACGGAATCCGCAAATTGGTCTTATTTAGTTTCTCCCAATCAATACTCAACAGAAATATTCAAAAGTGCTTTCGGATATAAAGGTGATATCGTTGAAAGCGGCTATCCAAGAAACGATATTCTTTACAATGCAACACCTGAAAAAGTGAAGGCGGTTAAAAGTAAATTAGAAATTCCTTTAGATAAAAAAGTCGTTTTATATGCACCAACATGGAGAGACGATGATTTTTATGCGAAAGGGCAATATAAATTTAGTTTTCAATTTGATTTGGAAAGAATGAAAGAACAATTTGGCGACGAATTCGTTCTATTAACAAGGATGCATTATTTAGTTGCGGAAAGTTTTGATTTCACAGCGTATGAAGGATTTGTGAAAGATGTATCCGTATATCCGGATATCGCAGAACTCTATTTAATAAGCGATCTGCTCATCACGGATTATTCATCAGTCTTTTTTGATTATGCAAATTTAGAACGTCCTATTATTTTCTATATGTATGACCTAGAAGATTACCGTGATCGACTCAGAGGTTTTTATTTTGACATCGAGCAAGAGGCGCCGGGACCAATTGTAATGGACGAGGCATCACTTTTTAATGCAATTGAACAAGCTTTAAGAAATGGGCATGGGTCAACCGCTGCGTTTCAAGATTTTTATCAACGTTTCTGTTATATTGAAGATGGCCATTCGACTGAGAGGCTTATCAATAAAATTTTAAAAGAATAA
- a CDS encoding SH3 domain-containing protein, with amino-acid sequence MKNIRMFVALLLFVSMILPSVTFADEIKSDEIDIEKNVELESEDGTEHSIMEESNGDDLIENEELLEEEVEKDSKPLDKEVIDDSIEEQLNNENNIESEKPKEELFDEEIVVDEDVENKDKEEIEVEEQSEDELEAENVLMSVSSTISGSATSRLGHFRSSTARIYKNLEDQSNYFQAGSTYTNTVYYIKRQANHNGNLYYLISLNPSSTVGVIGWVNAKDMSTHAHVGVDRTAKTYYIKGTGSAYAKAWGGSKDLVYKNLSDLAGQQFKINLTERVGNNIWHRGILNGKTAWIHEAYLTQSIGSATSRLGHLRSTDARIYDSYLTSEKYVTAGTTYTHEVYYIKREAKYNGETYYLISRMPSATQGVIGWVKSADISTHAHTGVDRTSKTFYVKGTGIAYDKAWGGNKNIVYDDLSKLKNEEFKVNLTERVGNNIWYRGTLNGKTAWLHSSYVTTITESSTSRLGHVRSSSVKIYKTLGNSSTAFSAGTQYTNAVYYIKRQAIINGQTYYLLSDLPSSVNGVLGWAKASDLSTHAHVGVSKKPETYYIKGTGSAYSRAWGGSKDLVYENLSQFANQPFEIDLTEKVGNNTWYRGVLNGKRAWIHEAFVTVTNTYYTVYDMTLNTALDVQMTRSPQTDRYRNKNGYVHATYVTSEQSAAITSNGVRLRTAPLFADNISVTVNSGTKVVVSEEVTGDLYAGSTKWYKVTYNNSTLYVHSSLVNLNTTTYKTIGAVNVREEADTNSHIYTTLARGASVNVVNLSNGWYEIRLGAWRNAKREDVAEFLNPDNNNQFQHLLLSSNVGVSASELNKVLVGKGVLEGKGEAFIKGGQANLVNEVYLISHALLETGHGKSQLATGVEVGKNSSGNPVLVTASNRASLTDIKKVYNMFGIRAYDSCALSCGAIHAYNQGWDTVDKAIIGGSKFIAEDYIHNQWGQNTIYKMRWNVIYPPKQYATDIGWAAKQTYQIKTMYDQLTNPNIVFDIPVYK; translated from the coding sequence TTGAAAAATATTCGAATGTTTGTTGCTTTACTTCTTTTCGTATCAATGATTTTACCATCAGTAACTTTTGCGGATGAAATAAAATCTGATGAAATAGATATTGAAAAGAATGTCGAACTAGAGAGTGAAGATGGGACGGAACATTCTATTATGGAAGAATCCAATGGAGATGACCTGATAGAAAACGAAGAACTTCTTGAGGAAGAAGTGGAAAAAGATAGCAAACCTCTCGATAAAGAAGTAATAGACGATTCGATAGAAGAACAGTTGAATAACGAAAATAATATCGAATCCGAAAAGCCGAAAGAGGAGCTATTCGATGAGGAAATAGTAGTCGATGAAGATGTGGAGAATAAGGATAAAGAGGAAATCGAAGTCGAAGAGCAATCCGAAGATGAACTAGAGGCGGAAAATGTACTGATGAGTGTTAGTAGTACAATATCGGGCAGCGCAACAAGTCGTTTAGGACATTTTAGAAGTTCTACTGCTCGAATCTATAAAAACCTTGAAGATCAATCTAACTATTTCCAAGCGGGTTCTACATATACTAATACAGTCTATTATATTAAGAGACAAGCTAATCATAATGGCAATCTCTATTATTTAATTAGCTTAAATCCAAGCAGCACTGTAGGCGTGATTGGATGGGTAAATGCTAAAGACATGTCCACACATGCTCATGTCGGCGTCGATCGAACCGCAAAAACGTATTATATTAAAGGTACGGGCAGTGCATATGCAAAGGCATGGGGAGGTAGTAAGGATTTAGTATACAAAAATCTATCTGATCTAGCAGGACAACAATTCAAAATCAATCTAACCGAACGTGTTGGAAACAATATTTGGCATAGAGGTATTTTGAATGGAAAAACTGCATGGATTCATGAGGCATACCTTACCCAATCGATTGGAAGTGCGACAAGCCGATTAGGCCATTTAAGAAGTACAGATGCGCGTATTTATGATAGTTATTTGACATCCGAAAAGTACGTTACAGCAGGTACAACTTACACGCATGAAGTCTACTATATTAAGAGGGAAGCCAAGTACAATGGAGAAACCTATTATTTAATTAGTAGAATGCCCAGCGCCACCCAAGGCGTTATTGGATGGGTGAAATCAGCCGATATAAGTACCCATGCACATACAGGTGTCGATCGTACTTCTAAAACATTTTATGTGAAAGGCACGGGTATTGCATATGACAAGGCTTGGGGGGGTAATAAAAATATCGTTTATGATGACTTGTCCAAGCTGAAAAACGAAGAATTTAAAGTGAATCTTACAGAACGTGTTGGAAATAACATTTGGTATCGAGGAACACTAAATGGAAAAACAGCGTGGCTACATTCAAGCTATGTAACGACGATAACAGAGAGTTCTACAAGTAGACTGGGCCATGTAAGAAGTTCATCTGTAAAAATTTATAAAACCCTTGGTAATAGTTCTACAGCATTCTCTGCAGGTACACAATATACGAATGCGGTCTATTATATTAAAAGGCAAGCAATTATTAACGGACAAACTTATTACTTATTAAGCGACCTGCCAAGTAGTGTAAATGGTGTATTAGGTTGGGCGAAAGCATCTGATTTATCTACCCATGCACATGTAGGTGTAAGCAAGAAACCGGAAACTTATTACATTAAAGGAACAGGTAGTGCTTATAGTAGAGCATGGGGCGGATCTAAAGATTTAGTCTATGAGAACTTGTCACAATTCGCTAACCAACCATTCGAAATCGACTTAACTGAAAAGGTTGGTAATAATACTTGGTACCGTGGAGTATTGAATGGTAAACGTGCATGGATACATGAAGCTTTTGTTACGGTAACAAATACTTACTATACTGTTTATGATATGACTTTAAACACAGCGTTAGATGTACAAATGACTAGGTCCCCTCAAACTGATAGATACCGAAACAAGAATGGATATGTCCATGCTACCTATGTGACGTCTGAACAATCTGCAGCGATAACAAGTAATGGAGTTAGATTGCGAACTGCTCCACTTTTCGCAGATAATATTTCAGTTACTGTAAATAGTGGGACAAAGGTAGTTGTTTCAGAAGAAGTCACCGGAGATTTATATGCTGGAAGTACAAAGTGGTATAAAGTTACTTATAATAATTCAACTTTGTACGTACATTCTTCTTTAGTAAACTTAAATACAACTACGTACAAAACTATCGGAGCAGTTAATGTACGTGAAGAAGCCGATACAAATAGCCATATTTATACGACTCTAGCTAGAGGGGCTTCGGTAAATGTAGTAAACCTTAGTAATGGTTGGTACGAAATAAGATTAGGTGCTTGGAGAAATGCTAAGAGGGAAGATGTTGCGGAGTTCCTAAATCCTGACAATAATAATCAGTTTCAACATTTATTATTATCATCTAATGTAGGAGTTTCGGCATCTGAGCTTAATAAAGTTTTAGTAGGCAAAGGCGTATTGGAAGGTAAAGGTGAGGCATTTATTAAGGGTGGGCAAGCAAACTTAGTGAATGAGGTTTACCTAATATCACACGCATTACTGGAAACAGGACATGGAAAATCGCAATTGGCAACAGGAGTAGAAGTTGGTAAAAATTCCAGCGGTAATCCAGTGCTTGTTACAGCTAGTAACAGGGCTAGTTTAACAGATATTAAAAAAGTATATAATATGTTTGGCATTAGAGCTTACGATTCTTGTGCTCTATCATGTGGTGCTATCCATGCATATAATCAAGGATGGGATACAGTAGATAAAGCGATTATTGGCGGTTCTAAATTCATCGCTGAAGATTACATCCATAATCAATGGGGGCAAAACACCATATATAAAATGAGGTGGAATGTTATTTATCCACCTAAACAATATGCAACTGATATTGGTTGGGCTGCGAAGCAAACATATCAAATAAAAACAATGTATGATCAATTAACAAACCCTAATATTGTATTTGACATACCAGTATATAAATAA